CTGGAGTAGATTATATTTTCGATTTACTTTGGGGCGATCAATGGAATGTATATTTCCCAGTTTTTCCTTGGTTTGGATTTACTCTAGTTGGAATGTTCTTCGGATATTGGTATAAAGAAGCCGATAAAAATAGATCCTTTATTTTCAAAAAAATGTTAATTGCAGGAATTCCAGCAGTTATTACAGGTGGTATACTTTGTTATTTGAATTATGATTTTCATATGAGAGATTACTTTCATTTAGGAATTGGCGGATACATCTATTTAATAGGTTTTAACTTAATGTCTTTTTCTTTAGCGTATTTCTTAGTAAAACAATTTAATGGAAGCAAAGTGTTAGACTTCTTTTATTACTGTAGTAAAAAAATCACATCGATATATATAATTCAATGGGTTGTAATTTGCTGGGGAATGGGATTTTTTGGTTATCATAACCAAAAAAATAGCACGGTAATTCCTTTAATGATTTTATTCACTGTACTTACACTTTTTATTCAAGTTATAGTTGATAAACTTTTAGCTAAAAGGAAAAGTAAGAATGTTTTAGCAGTATCTAAATCTTAAATTTTAAAGGAATGACTGCTAACTATAAACATTTTAAAGTCGATTATTATCCTGAACATGAATTGTTAATTTGGAAAATTAATAGCAAAGGAATTCCTAATTTTTCTCTAGAAGGATTAAAAGAGTTTGAAACTTTTGCAGATGATTTACAAATGGTTTTTGCAGATAAATCATATCCCTTAAAGTATATAGCTTCGGCATCTTTACATGATGAAGTTTATAATATGGGAGGAGATTTACCTTTTTTCTTTGAGCATATTATTTCAAAAAATAGAGCTGTACTTACAGAATACGCGCATTCGTGTGTTACAGCTATCTATAATATTTATAACAGTTTTAATTTGCCGGCAATAAGTGTAGCTTTAGTAGAAGGAAATGCTTACGGAGGCGGTTTTGAATGTGCTGCCGCACATGATGTGATTATTGCAAATAAAAAAG
This genomic stretch from Tenacibaculum jejuense harbors:
- a CDS encoding heparan-alpha-glucosaminide N-acetyltransferase domain-containing protein, which produces MKQTTKRILELDLTKGIGVFFIPMAHTLLIYGTTETQENNWLGLVVHFFGKWAGIFIIAMGFSYALSKKNTVKSSIKRGLLLLGAGYFMNFLKFIVPLFLGLIPDSFIEAYGWTPPPTFDNMVYMVLTGDILQFAGMCLLFMGIIHKLVEKFSKWVTIVATLLILVSLEFIRGFRLGIPGVDYIFDLLWGDQWNVYFPVFPWFGFTLVGMFFGYWYKEADKNRSFIFKKMLIAGIPAVITGGILCYLNYDFHMRDYFHLGIGGYIYLIGFNLMSFSLAYFLVKQFNGSKVLDFFYYCSKKITSIYIIQWVVICWGMGFFGYHNQKNSTVIPLMILFTVLTLFIQVIVDKLLAKRKSKNVLAVSKS
- a CDS encoding crotonase/enoyl-CoA hydratase family protein, which produces MTANYKHFKVDYYPEHELLIWKINSKGIPNFSLEGLKEFETFADDLQMVFADKSYPLKYIASASLHDEVYNMGGDLPFFFEHIISKNRAVLTEYAHSCVTAIYNIYNSFNLPAISVALVEGNAYGGGFECAAAHDVIIANKKAKFCLPEKKFNLFPGMGAYSFLFRKLNFNIASKVLYEGKTHNASEMNEFGLVNEVFDENIGTSRLIAYTKSISYNFIYNHFKCIKRVFPIQKEELLDITNTWVDACLNLDKASLRRMELIIKAQHRKLKHKVS